One Candidatus Devosia phytovorans genomic window carries:
- a CDS encoding lysine--tRNA ligase — MSSASLPPLDPAFFDAAQTARAWPFEEARKLVKRLEKSGKGEALFETGYGPSGLPHIGTFGEVARTTMVRTAFRLLTRDQIPTRLLCFSDDLDGMRKIPDTVPSKEAMEPHLQKPLTAVPDPWTNEYPSFGDHNNAMLRRFLDTFGFDYEFASATEYYRSGNFDHVLRLAAERYDDIMGVMLPSLGAERQATYSPFLPISPISGRVLYVPMKEVDARNGTVTFEDEDGRDTTVPVTGGHVKLQWKPDFGMRWAALGVDFEMFGKDHQTNQHIYDKICAILGGTPPEHYVYELFLDSEGQKISKSKGNGLTIDEWLTYAGTESLGLYMFQKPRVAKRLHFDVIPRAVDEYANFVAAYERQDTAARLENPAFHVHYGNVPRIDMPVTFALLLNLATASNPETPEVMWGYISAYAPGVSAKTHPHLDALVGYAMRYFRDFVQKTYRAPDEVERAALEALSAAFAELPPDADNETIQTAALDVARTVERYQDHSKKSPTGGPGVSGEFFQMLYQVLIGQERGPRFGSFAALYGIDNTRKLIADALAGKMLK, encoded by the coding sequence TTGTCGTCCGCTTCCCTTCCCCCTCTTGACCCTGCGTTCTTCGACGCTGCCCAGACTGCCCGTGCATGGCCGTTTGAGGAAGCCCGCAAACTGGTCAAGCGGCTGGAAAAATCGGGCAAGGGCGAGGCCCTGTTCGAGACCGGCTACGGCCCCTCGGGCCTGCCCCATATCGGCACTTTCGGCGAAGTGGCCCGCACCACCATGGTGCGCACGGCCTTCCGCCTGCTGACGCGCGACCAGATTCCGACCCGCCTGCTGTGCTTTTCGGACGATCTCGACGGCATGCGCAAGATCCCGGATACCGTGCCCTCCAAGGAGGCCATGGAACCGCATCTGCAAAAGCCGCTGACGGCGGTGCCCGATCCCTGGACCAATGAATATCCGAGCTTTGGCGACCACAACAACGCCATGCTGCGCCGCTTCCTCGATACGTTCGGCTTCGACTACGAATTCGCCAGTGCCACCGAATACTACCGCTCGGGCAATTTCGACCATGTCCTGCGCCTCGCGGCCGAACGCTACGACGACATCATGGGTGTCATGCTGCCCTCGCTCGGTGCCGAACGCCAGGCGACCTATTCGCCCTTCCTACCGATCTCCCCGATTTCCGGCCGCGTGCTCTATGTGCCGATGAAGGAAGTCGATGCCAGGAACGGCACCGTGACCTTCGAGGACGAGGACGGCCGCGACACAACCGTGCCGGTCACCGGTGGCCATGTGAAGCTGCAGTGGAAGCCCGATTTCGGCATGCGCTGGGCGGCGCTGGGCGTCGATTTCGAAATGTTCGGCAAGGACCACCAAACCAACCAACATATCTACGACAAGATCTGCGCCATCCTCGGCGGCACCCCGCCAGAGCACTATGTCTATGAGCTCTTCCTCGATTCCGAGGGCCAGAAGATTTCCAAGTCCAAGGGAAATGGTCTGACCATCGACGAGTGGCTGACCTATGCCGGCACGGAAAGCCTGGGCCTCTACATGTTCCAGAAGCCCCGCGTTGCCAAGCGCCTGCATTTCGATGTCATCCCGCGCGCCGTGGACGAATATGCCAATTTCGTCGCGGCCTATGAGCGGCAGGACACGGCCGCGCGTCTGGAAAATCCGGCCTTCCATGTCCACTACGGCAATGTGCCCAGGATCGACATGCCGGTCACTTTCGCGCTGCTGCTCAACCTGGCCACGGCGTCCAATCCGGAAACCCCCGAAGTCATGTGGGGCTATATTTCGGCCTATGCGCCCGGTGTTTCGGCCAAGACCCATCCGCATCTCGATGCGCTGGTCGGCTATGCCATGCGCTATTTCCGCGATTTCGTGCAGAAGACCTATCGCGCGCCCGACGAAGTCGAACGTGCTGCGCTCGAGGCACTGTCGGCCGCCTTCGCCGAGCTGCCACCCGATGCCGATAACGAGACCATCCAGACCGCGGCCCTCGACGTGGCCCGCACGGTCGAGCGCTATCAGGATCACAGCAAGAAGAGCCCAACCGGCGGCCCCGGCGTGTCCGGTGAGTTTTTCCAGATGCTCTATCAGGTGCTGATCGGCCAGGAACGCGGTCCCCGCTTCGGCTCGTTTGCTGCTCTCTATGGCATCGACAACACCCGCAAGCTCATCGCCGATGCGCTGGCAGGAAAAATGCTGAAGTAA
- a CDS encoding transporter substrate-binding domain-containing protein translates to MVRRWAKTAGLASLALALLAGPALAQALPNHFDPSAREVPPGLTAVPAIRFLTTADFPPFNFRDSSSELIGFNVDLAKRICAEVNVACTIQAWPWEQAANALNDSQGDALIAGLAMSEETGATFDFSATYLALPGRFVTRAEDIGTFDAARLDDQTIAVRAGSAHEAFMARYLPGATFAAFPSEIEALAAMRDGSADAFFGDAMRASFWLNDNLDCCGFAGDAYFRPQLFGEGLAIAVPAGRDPMRHAIDWALVRLKENGALDELYLRWFPVGFY, encoded by the coding sequence ATGGTTCGGCGCTGGGCAAAGACAGCGGGACTGGCCAGTCTGGCGCTTGCGCTGCTGGCCGGTCCGGCTCTTGCCCAGGCCCTTCCCAATCATTTCGACCCCAGCGCCCGCGAAGTGCCGCCCGGTCTCACGGCGGTGCCGGCCATCCGCTTCCTCACCACCGCTGATTTCCCGCCCTTCAACTTCCGCGACAGCAGCAGCGAGTTGATCGGCTTCAATGTCGACCTTGCCAAGCGCATCTGCGCCGAGGTCAATGTCGCCTGCACTATCCAGGCCTGGCCCTGGGAACAGGCCGCCAATGCGCTCAACGACAGCCAGGGCGATGCCCTGATCGCCGGCCTCGCCATGAGCGAGGAAACCGGCGCGACCTTCGATTTTTCCGCCACCTATCTGGCCCTGCCGGGCCGCTTCGTCACCAGAGCCGAGGACATCGGCACATTCGATGCGGCACGTCTCGATGACCAGACCATCGCCGTCCGCGCCGGCAGCGCACATGAGGCCTTCATGGCGCGCTATCTCCCAGGCGCGACGTTCGCCGCCTTCCCCAGCGAAATCGAGGCCCTGGCCGCAATGCGCGACGGATCTGCCGATGCTTTTTTCGGCGATGCCATGCGCGCCTCCTTCTGGCTCAACGACAATCTCGACTGCTGCGGCTTTGCCGGCGACGCCTATTTCCGCCCGCAGCTGTTCGGCGAAGGTCTCGCCATCGCCGTGCCCGCCGGCCGTGACCCCATGCGCCATGCCATCGACTGGGCGCTGGTACGCCTCAAGGAGAACGGCGCGCTGGACGAACTCTATCTGCGGTGGTTCCCGGTCGGCTTTTACTAG
- a CDS encoding peptidoglycan-binding protein, with protein MARAYQNPDMSDLPEEPQPGEWQALRGELVALLDQVEGRYADVEREEPAFSGIARRVRNLRDQVVGPEPSVRRREALQTVKRAVDRFSERDEHDDERDALSNAIAEIRGRQMSAPAAALGRRASDQPEFRELTTLVTGLSGRLERLEGELKHQRANNGSINEVANQVEQLTHVVELLAGAVGETGQVKRLEAQIGALAAMIENGPKVDLSALNKRLDDVSTTVGKLAELQAQQMEREIHREEKKAAAPDTLAPAMHAIEESVRNVYDRIDAIERNTALSSTDFERLTAEMAAFTRVMKDGEAAPGKLVAKVDALASRIGGFESASGEVTGLKEDIASLRDAVLSGMEPRFLRIEDQIEALATRIPGDNGKVEDQLKLLMERMDETGAQLNDLATLYTNTQTDPAGMEAMATLVAERTSDALTRKAPAPVAMFGPESLKSIEDRISGLIKSAGKAPDYEVLADMVAERTSDALAKTASPAAPAGVSEESMGEFEKRMTALLNTAGKDTAERLTRLEAVLAKSADNAASSKPAPAPVVQTPAPAPLVAEPAPLAPTPPPAPPSSFAEEETEDQRDRFDAMLAALSGPRSSTKSDIMPANPSDDAPLIDPGFKDNGPVRSALEAKTGIRAPASVSEPIAAPTAKTYDPTSAQLPPRPQSSFADIDADPFATPAPAAAPAVEAPVSASSTSTFVAAARRAQRAKQEATTSSTSSNSVIARALSRFKSDQPAPAPAGNVTDPVEPPAKAEKPAKPVKPVKQKKEKPAKVEPVAVAPAFGPDGEIEEAVPQQSFLTRHRRPLLLAAVLVAVSMLALNLVIQRMGPSAPEVAPAAPAVEAPPATAPATDDVSLVRPDPRVIDMIDATPTGSINPNQKMSFSKDVAATSMPRTLVANTPAAAAKPVIVPEDVTGSIPENVASAPQTFDLPPEGVGPLELRQAAADGDARAQFEIGAIYTEGRAVTQDYAEAAKWYERSAAQGFVPAQYRLGNLYEAGQGVEKDIDVARLWYQRGAEAGNRMAMHNLAALYAGGLLGEQQFESAAEWFEQAAAKGMTDSQFNLGMLYARGLGVDQDFEQSYKWFSLAALSGDKDAAQARDDMAKSLSAEAVSTITGEVATWKPEALDLASNFAPLGTWSKTFDPGQVITTRDVVSKVQLALNKLGFDVGTPDGLAGPKTADAIKAFERGTGMTESGAINPRLLAVLGSQPV; from the coding sequence ATGGCCCGCGCCTACCAAAATCCCGACATGTCCGATCTGCCCGAGGAGCCGCAGCCCGGCGAGTGGCAGGCCCTGCGCGGCGAACTCGTTGCGCTGCTCGATCAGGTCGAAGGGCGCTACGCCGACGTCGAGCGCGAAGAGCCAGCCTTCAGCGGCATCGCCCGCCGGGTACGCAACCTGCGCGATCAGGTGGTTGGTCCCGAGCCCTCCGTCCGCCGCCGCGAGGCGCTGCAGACCGTCAAACGCGCCGTTGATCGCTTCAGCGAACGCGACGAGCATGACGATGAGCGCGACGCACTGAGCAATGCCATTGCCGAGATCCGTGGCCGCCAGATGTCCGCCCCCGCGGCTGCATTGGGCCGTCGCGCCAGCGATCAGCCCGAATTCCGCGAACTCACCACGCTCGTCACCGGCCTCTCTGGCCGCCTCGAACGCCTCGAGGGCGAACTCAAGCATCAGCGCGCCAACAATGGCAGCATCAACGAGGTCGCCAACCAGGTCGAACAGCTCACCCATGTGGTCGAACTGCTGGCCGGTGCCGTTGGCGAAACCGGCCAGGTCAAGCGGCTCGAAGCCCAGATCGGTGCCCTGGCTGCCATGATCGAGAACGGCCCCAAGGTCGATCTCTCCGCCCTCAACAAGCGCCTCGACGACGTCTCGACCACCGTCGGCAAGCTGGCCGAACTGCAGGCCCAGCAGATGGAACGCGAGATCCATCGCGAGGAAAAGAAGGCCGCCGCGCCTGATACGCTAGCCCCGGCCATGCACGCCATCGAAGAAAGCGTGCGCAATGTCTATGACCGCATCGACGCCATCGAGCGCAACACCGCCCTGTCCTCGACCGATTTCGAGCGCCTTACCGCTGAAATGGCTGCCTTCACCAGGGTGATGAAGGACGGCGAAGCCGCACCGGGCAAGCTCGTCGCCAAGGTCGATGCGCTCGCCTCCCGTATCGGTGGTTTTGAATCCGCCAGCGGCGAGGTTACCGGCCTCAAGGAGGATATCGCCTCACTCCGCGACGCCGTCCTCTCGGGGATGGAACCCCGCTTCCTGCGCATTGAAGACCAGATCGAAGCTCTTGCCACCCGCATTCCGGGCGACAATGGCAAGGTGGAAGACCAGCTCAAGCTGCTGATGGAGCGCATGGACGAGACCGGCGCCCAGCTCAATGATCTGGCAACGCTCTATACCAATACCCAGACCGATCCGGCGGGCATGGAAGCCATGGCGACCCTGGTTGCCGAGCGCACCAGCGACGCCCTGACCCGCAAGGCGCCAGCCCCCGTGGCCATGTTCGGCCCCGAAAGCCTCAAGAGCATCGAGGATCGTATCTCCGGCCTGATCAAATCTGCCGGCAAGGCCCCCGACTATGAGGTCCTCGCCGACATGGTCGCCGAGCGCACCTCGGATGCCTTAGCCAAGACGGCATCGCCAGCCGCACCGGCCGGCGTCAGCGAAGAAAGCATGGGCGAGTTCGAAAAGCGCATGACCGCGCTGCTCAACACCGCTGGCAAGGACACTGCCGAACGCCTGACGCGTTTGGAAGCCGTCCTGGCCAAGTCTGCCGACAATGCTGCGTCCAGCAAGCCCGCGCCGGCCCCTGTCGTCCAGACCCCAGCACCGGCCCCGCTTGTGGCCGAGCCTGCGCCGCTCGCTCCGACCCCGCCGCCCGCGCCACCGTCCTCCTTTGCCGAAGAAGAGACCGAAGACCAGCGCGACCGTTTCGACGCCATGCTGGCCGCGCTTTCAGGTCCGCGCTCGTCGACGAAAAGCGACATCATGCCGGCCAATCCGTCCGATGACGCGCCGCTGATCGATCCTGGCTTCAAGGATAATGGTCCGGTCCGTTCCGCCCTCGAAGCCAAGACCGGCATTCGTGCACCGGCATCGGTTTCCGAGCCGATCGCTGCACCGACCGCCAAGACCTACGATCCGACGAGCGCCCAGCTGCCGCCGCGCCCGCAGTCGAGCTTTGCCGATATCGACGCCGATCCCTTCGCCACGCCTGCGCCCGCCGCAGCACCGGCCGTCGAAGCACCGGTCAGTGCCAGCAGCACCAGCACATTCGTGGCTGCCGCCCGCCGCGCCCAGCGCGCCAAGCAGGAGGCAACCACCAGCTCGACCTCCAGCAATTCGGTGATCGCCCGCGCCCTGTCGCGCTTCAAATCGGACCAGCCCGCCCCTGCGCCGGCTGGCAATGTCACCGATCCTGTTGAGCCGCCGGCCAAGGCCGAAAAACCGGCCAAGCCGGTCAAGCCGGTCAAGCAGAAGAAGGAAAAGCCGGCCAAGGTCGAGCCTGTCGCTGTCGCGCCCGCCTTTGGTCCCGATGGCGAGATCGAGGAGGCTGTGCCCCAGCAGAGCTTCCTCACCCGTCATCGCCGCCCGCTGCTGCTGGCCGCGGTACTGGTTGCCGTTTCCATGCTGGCGCTCAACCTCGTCATTCAGCGCATGGGCCCGTCTGCGCCCGAAGTCGCGCCGGCTGCACCCGCTGTGGAGGCACCACCCGCCACGGCGCCGGCCACCGACGACGTCTCGCTTGTGCGGCCCGATCCGCGCGTCATCGACATGATCGATGCCACGCCCACCGGGTCGATCAATCCGAACCAGAAGATGAGCTTTAGCAAGGACGTTGCCGCAACGTCGATGCCGCGCACGCTCGTCGCCAACACGCCTGCCGCCGCGGCCAAGCCGGTCATCGTGCCGGAAGACGTCACCGGCAGCATTCCGGAAAATGTTGCCAGCGCACCGCAGACCTTCGACCTGCCTCCCGAAGGCGTGGGCCCGCTCGAGCTGCGCCAGGCCGCCGCCGATGGTGATGCCCGCGCCCAGTTCGAAATCGGCGCCATCTATACCGAAGGCCGTGCCGTCACCCAGGATTATGCCGAAGCCGCCAAATGGTACGAGCGCTCGGCCGCCCAGGGCTTCGTGCCGGCCCAATACCGCCTCGGCAATCTCTATGAGGCAGGGCAGGGCGTCGAAAAGGACATCGATGTTGCCCGCCTCTGGTACCAGCGCGGCGCCGAAGCCGGCAACCGCATGGCCATGCACAACCTCGCAGCGCTCTATGCCGGTGGCTTGCTGGGCGAACAGCAGTTCGAAAGCGCCGCCGAATGGTTCGAACAGGCCGCCGCCAAGGGCATGACCGACAGCCAGTTCAACCTCGGCATGCTCTATGCCCGCGGTCTGGGCGTCGATCAGGATTTCGAGCAGTCCTACAAGTGGTTCTCGCTCGCCGCCCTTAGCGGTGATAAGGATGCCGCTCAGGCCCGCGATGACATGGCCAAGTCGCTGAGCGCCGAAGCAGTCAGCACGATCACTGGCGAAGTCGCCACCTGGAAACCCGAAGCGCTGGATCTGGCCTCCAACTTTGCCCCACTCGGCACTTGGTCCAAGACTTTCGATCCAGGCCAGGTGATCACCACGCGCGACGTCGTCTCCAAGGTGCAACTGGCGCTCAACAAGCTCGGCTTTGATGTGGGCACGCCCGATGGCCTGGCCGGTCCCAAGACTGCCGACGCGATCAAGGCCTTCGAGCGCGGCACCGGCATGACTGAATCCGGTGCCATCAATCCCCGCCTGTTGGCCGTCCTCGGCAGTCAGCCCGTCTGA
- a CDS encoding quinone-dependent dihydroorotate dehydrogenase, whose protein sequence is MIFSAFSPLLRIPALSGLTREALLKMDAETAHGATIAALRLGLAPEQTQPDGAELRTTLCGLDLSNPIGMAAGFDKSAEVAKPLAKMGFGMVEIGTVTPRPQAGNPKPRLFRVLEAEGVINRMGFNNEGHQAAFERLKGQRIPAALGVNIGANKDSEDFVADYVLGVTRFADLADYLTVNISSPNTPGLRNLQADEALRCLLGEVLANRAKAKTRVPVFLKIAPDLDEAALDAIAAVVLATDLDGLIVSNTTITRDVVAGLENADETGGLSGKPLFDLSTQRLAQMRQRVGTLPMIGVGGIHSPQSALAKIEAGANAIQLYSAMVFGGLDMLDRLKRGLVAAVRSAGKTNIAELVGSKTGDWAEGRGRVS, encoded by the coding sequence ATGATCTTTTCCGCCTTCTCGCCTCTGCTGCGCATTCCGGCGCTCTCCGGCCTCACCCGCGAAGCCCTGCTCAAAATGGATGCCGAGACCGCCCATGGCGCGACCATCGCCGCACTGCGCCTTGGTCTCGCGCCTGAGCAGACCCAGCCTGATGGCGCCGAACTGCGAACCACCCTCTGTGGGCTCGACCTGTCCAACCCCATCGGCATGGCGGCCGGCTTTGACAAGAGTGCCGAAGTCGCCAAACCGCTCGCGAAAATGGGTTTCGGTATGGTCGAGATCGGTACGGTGACGCCGCGCCCGCAGGCCGGAAATCCAAAGCCGCGTCTCTTCCGTGTGCTTGAGGCCGAAGGCGTCATCAATCGCATGGGCTTCAACAATGAAGGCCATCAGGCGGCTTTCGAGCGCCTCAAGGGCCAGCGCATTCCCGCGGCGCTGGGCGTCAATATCGGCGCCAACAAGGACAGCGAGGATTTCGTCGCCGATTACGTGCTCGGCGTCACCCGCTTTGCCGATCTGGCCGATTATCTGACCGTCAACATCTCCTCGCCCAATACGCCCGGACTGCGTAATCTGCAGGCCGACGAAGCGCTGCGCTGCCTGCTCGGCGAAGTGCTCGCCAACCGCGCCAAGGCCAAGACCCGCGTTCCGGTCTTCCTCAAGATCGCGCCTGATCTCGACGAAGCAGCGCTCGACGCCATCGCTGCCGTGGTCCTCGCCACCGATCTCGATGGTCTCATCGTTTCCAACACCACCATCACCCGCGATGTGGTGGCCGGTCTGGAAAATGCTGACGAAACCGGCGGCCTCTCTGGCAAGCCGCTCTTCGACCTCTCGACCCAGCGCCTCGCCCAGATGCGCCAGCGCGTCGGAACCCTGCCCATGATTGGTGTCGGAGGCATTCATTCGCCGCAATCGGCCCTGGCCAAGATCGAAGCCGGCGCGAATGCCATCCAGCTCTATTCGGCCATGGTCTTTGGCGGGCTCGACATGCTCGATCGCCTCAAGCGCGGCCTTGTCGCCGCCGTCCGCTCGGCCGGCAAGACCAATATCGCCGAACTGGTCGGCAGCAAAACGGGTGACTGGGCCGAGGGCAGGGGCCGCGTCAGCTAG
- a CDS encoding DUF952 domain-containing protein, giving the protein MSTAEFVYKIATEAVFAPARAAAHFHGMAIDAKDGYMHFSTAEQLAETLKLHFAGQGELVLLAVRAADLGDALVWEPSRGGALFPHLYGGPLATSAIAWEAPLSVGADGNCSLPEAVR; this is encoded by the coding sequence ATGAGCACAGCAGAATTCGTCTACAAGATCGCCACCGAGGCGGTCTTCGCCCCGGCCCGCGCCGCCGCCCATTTCCATGGCATGGCCATTGATGCCAAGGATGGCTACATGCATTTCTCGACCGCCGAGCAGCTGGCCGAGACCCTGAAACTGCATTTTGCCGGGCAGGGTGAACTGGTACTGCTCGCCGTGCGAGCCGCGGATCTGGGCGATGCTCTGGTCTGGGAGCCATCGCGTGGTGGTGCGCTTTTCCCCCATCTCTATGGTGGCCCGCTCGCCACTTCAGCCATTGCCTGGGAGGCGCCGCTCAGCGTCGGCGCCGATGGCAACTGCTCCTTGCCCGAGGCTGTCCGATGA
- a CDS encoding tellurite resistance TerB family protein, whose translation MPNTAHDALIHLMLVAASSDSAMTEKELARIQALIGRLPVFEGFDKTRLTVVANACADKLNGPGGLDQVLDDAIAVLPVKLQDTAYACAVEIAAVDLYLEQEELRFLEMLRDKLDLDRLTTAAIEAAARARHRRMPA comes from the coding sequence ATGCCCAACACTGCCCATGACGCCCTGATCCATTTGATGCTCGTCGCTGCGTCCTCCGACAGCGCGATGACGGAAAAGGAACTGGCACGCATCCAGGCTCTGATCGGCCGGCTGCCGGTGTTCGAAGGGTTCGACAAGACGCGATTGACGGTGGTGGCCAATGCCTGCGCCGACAAGCTCAATGGGCCGGGCGGGCTCGACCAGGTGCTGGACGATGCCATTGCCGTGCTGCCGGTCAAACTGCAGGACACGGCCTATGCCTGCGCCGTGGAGATTGCAGCGGTCGATCTTTACCTCGAGCAGGAAGAGCTGCGCTTTCTCGAGATGCTGCGCGACAAGCTGGACCTCGACCGGCTGACCACGGCGGCTATCGAGGCAGCGGCGCGGGCGCGACACCGGCGGATGCCAGCCTAG
- a CDS encoding response regulator transcription factor — translation MTRRRIIIVDDHPLFRAALKQTLAGGDAAITVEEAGDLNGLSTALDADRDCDLVLLDLNMPGVRGFSGLLLLRAQYPDIPVMIISAVEDSAVVRRAFELGAAGYLHKSVGPTEIRRAIETVLSGEVFVPEGTTLGGEDDQTALMRRLSTLTPQQVRVLMMLSDGLMNKQIAYELSISEATVKAHVSAILQKLDVDSRTQAVIAAARIEEGEFEALFSLNTADKTS, via the coding sequence ATGACCCGCCGCCGCATCATCATCGTCGATGACCATCCCCTGTTCCGCGCGGCACTGAAGCAGACGCTGGCCGGCGGCGACGCTGCCATCACAGTCGAAGAGGCAGGCGATCTCAATGGGTTAAGCACTGCGCTCGACGCCGATCGGGATTGCGACCTGGTGCTGCTCGACCTCAATATGCCGGGGGTGCGGGGCTTTTCGGGCCTGCTGCTGCTACGCGCGCAATATCCGGACATTCCCGTAATGATCATCTCGGCCGTCGAGGACAGCGCCGTGGTCCGGCGCGCCTTCGAACTGGGTGCCGCGGGTTATCTTCACAAATCTGTCGGACCGACGGAAATTCGTCGCGCGATCGAGACGGTTTTGTCCGGCGAGGTGTTCGTGCCCGAGGGAACGACGCTGGGCGGAGAGGATGATCAGACCGCGCTGATGCGCCGTCTGTCGACGCTGACGCCGCAGCAGGTGCGCGTGCTGATGATGCTCAGCGACGGCTTGATGAACAAGCAGATCGCCTATGAGCTTTCCATTTCGGAAGCCACGGTCAAGGCGCATGTCTCGGCGATCCTGCAGAAGCTCGATGTCGACAGCCGCACGCAGGCGGTGATCGCCGCCGCGCGCATCGAGGAGGGCGAGTTCGAAGCGCTGTTCTCACTCAACACGGCCGACAAGACTAGCTGA
- a CDS encoding helix-turn-helix transcriptional regulator: protein MLTHRDIWAGIDSLARRQGISVSALAKLAGLDATAFNVSKRVAKDGRERWPSTESISKILSATGEGFDGFIEGTGVYLQSGGRYSNGAVPLVGLAQAGSGGFFDSAGFPAGQGWDEIALPVPGEGGIYALEVTGDSMEPLYREGDRIVVSPTEQVRRGDRVVVKTVDGEVMAKILHRQTGKQIELHSLNPAYPPRIFNLSEVEWVARIIWASQ, encoded by the coding sequence ATGCTGACCCATCGCGATATCTGGGCAGGGATCGATTCATTGGCCCGGCGACAAGGCATATCCGTGTCGGCCCTCGCCAAGCTGGCCGGGCTCGATGCCACGGCCTTCAACGTCTCCAAACGCGTCGCCAAGGATGGGCGGGAGCGCTGGCCCTCGACCGAGAGCATTTCGAAAATCCTGAGCGCCACCGGCGAAGGCTTTGACGGCTTCATCGAAGGCACGGGGGTCTATCTGCAGTCGGGGGGCCGCTATTCCAATGGCGCCGTGCCGCTCGTCGGACTGGCCCAGGCTGGTAGCGGCGGCTTCTTCGATTCCGCCGGTTTTCCGGCCGGTCAGGGCTGGGATGAAATTGCGCTGCCAGTGCCGGGCGAAGGCGGCATCTATGCGCTCGAAGTGACGGGCGATTCCATGGAGCCGCTTTACCGCGAGGGCGACCGCATCGTTGTCTCGCCCACCGAACAGGTGCGGCGCGGCGATCGTGTCGTGGTCAAGACCGTGGATGGCGAGGTGATGGCCAAGATCCTTCATCGCCAGACCGGCAAGCAGATCGAGCTGCATTCGCTCAACCCGGCCTATCCGCCGCGCATTTTCAACCTCAGCGAGGTCGAATGGGTGGCGCGGATCATCTGGGCGAGCCAGTAG
- a CDS encoding GFA family protein, translating to MAGGSCACGAVTFTVNGPLPSASACHCSKCRKHTGHFEAGVDIAKADVEITGDAAITWYFSSENVRRGFCATCGTPLFFDPPAADWIGINLGAFDKPTGTRLAQHIFVADKGDYYDIADGLPQYDTVPGAK from the coding sequence ATGGCCGGCGGCTCATGTGCATGCGGAGCGGTGACATTTACGGTCAACGGCCCATTGCCCTCGGCCTCCGCCTGCCATTGCTCGAAATGCCGGAAACACACCGGTCATTTCGAAGCTGGCGTCGACATCGCCAAGGCTGACGTCGAGATCACCGGCGACGCGGCGATAACCTGGTACTTCTCCTCCGAGAACGTGCGGCGCGGCTTCTGCGCCACTTGTGGCACGCCGCTGTTCTTTGATCCGCCCGCGGCCGACTGGATCGGCATCAATCTCGGCGCCTTCGACAAGCCCACGGGAACGCGGCTCGCCCAGCATATCTTCGTCGCCGACAAGGGTGACTATTACGACATCGCTGATGGCCTGCCGCAGTATGACACAGTGCCGGGAGCGAAGTAG